The window cattattgatatatatgttCCTATACTATATATAACGTATTGTTAAGTTCTTGTAGTCTTCTCTTCAGTGTCAAGTAATTGAAGGGTAACAAAAATCCGAAAtcatttatcttttgtttAGACAGAGAAGAATTTATGTTACTTCATTGCGTTCCTATTGAATTTCAAACACACAAAACCTAAGAGATcagaaggggaaaaaaaaaaaaatcaaataaaggGCCCAACCGGGTTCGAACCGGTGACCTCTTGATCTGCAGTCAAATGCTCTACCACTGAGCTATGGACCCATGTTGTTATCTATGCAACTAATATTATACTAATACTTAGCTGTTTATTCATCTTGGTTTCCTTGCAGGTGGAGTTAAGCTGCAGTAGTAAGCAAATGGAGATTACTTACATTGTCACTCTCTATTCAGAAAGTTTGGCTACAGCTGTTATTGTGAAGAACACGGGACTGAAGCCATTGACGCTAAAGAGCGCGATATTGAGTCATTTCAAGTTCAAGCGACGAGATGGGGCGGCAATTCAGGGCCTTCAGGGATGCTCCTATTGCTCCCACCCACCTTTATCTTCACCTTTTGAAATACTATCTCCATCCGAAGCAATGAAGGTCGAGGAATCTGATTGGTTCTCGTTTGGGTCTGAGCCTCAAGGAAAAGCAGGCTCATGGAGCCTCCAAGATGTCCCCTTCACCATGTTGAAGAATAAGTTCAGTAGAGTTTATGCTGCCCCACCAGCAGAGAGATTGAAGCCTATTTATCACACCACACCTTCCAAGTATGAGACTCTTGATCAGGTAAAGAGAAATGGCTAGTTCATTGTTTTACACAACACCTTCAAGATTAGTATTGAGGCTATGCTTGGAAATCGTGCTTTTAACAGGGCTAAAAACAACACTTTTGATGAACTAACATGATAAAAGTGCATTGTGAAAAATCAGATCTAGAGCCTTTTTTGACTCAagtgtttgttatatttgatcGGAGAGCACATCAAAAACCCTTTTAAGAGTTTAAAATCCAGTATGAAATATAGAAGTGATCTATTAATGGACATATTTTTACTTGAGTGCTTGTAATTGAAGTACTCGTTTGTTATAAACACACTAATATTTGTTGGGCCATTGTATTTCAGGGAAGAGAGCTATTCTTTAGGGTGATAAGGATGGGGTTTGAAGACATATACGTATCAAGCCCTGGTTCATTATCTAACAAGTTTGGAAAAGACCATTTCATATGCACTGGCCCTGCTTCCATGTTGGTTCCTGTCACAGTTAAACCTGGTGAACAATGGAGGGGCGCCCAAGTAATTGAGCATGATAACTTGTAATGTAATTATTTCctcttcaattttcatattttacttAAATTCATTATGAAATGAACACGTGATCAAGTACAAGTAGCAGGTAAAATATTCACATGTGCTCCTCCATTTTCGAGGACTTGATTCATGACCTTCTTTCTGTATTTATACAATAAATCCTCTGGCTTTTCCAATATGGTAATACCAATCAAGATCAACGAGCTGGCGTTGTTTTTAATGTTGTCATATTCTCTTATAATTTATAGTATAGATCAATAAGCAGTGCAGCTGCGTTTTTAAGCACTATAATATATCAATCTCAACCTCTTGTGAGTACAATGGCTTCAGAATCAGGCCCTGCAGTGCCTGCTCTGCCTCTGCAGGATCGGGTCGCCATTGTCACTGGTGCCTCACGGGGCATAGGCCGAGGCATCGCCCTTCACCTAGCCGGTCTTGGCGCCCGAGTTGTTGTCAACTATGTGTCTAGTTCAGCTGAAGCCGATCAAGTTGTTGCCGATATCAACTCATCCTCGGCCGCAGGGAGCAGCCAACGAGCCATTGCTTGGCGGGCAGATGTCTCGGATCCAGAGCAAGTGAAGTCTCTGTTTGATGCAGCTGAGCAGGCATTTGGATCTCAGGTCCATATCCTTGTTAACTCTGCTGGAATTTCAGATCCTACTTACCCTTATATTGCCAATACACCATTGGAGATTTTCGACCATCTTTTCAGGTGCCTCTCACTCTTCTCCCCTAAGATTTCTttggaaaaagtttagttttcaaatgtttgatGAGtattaatctttaaaaactttcaatttggCTGAAGCATAAGCATAAATCAATGATTTACATAAGACTCAACAAGTTCAATGAAGTTGGATTATAGAACCTCTTGttctaatatgaaaacaaCACCAATGAGTAAAATAGTTGAGTGTGTTCTTCAGTGTGAACACGAGGGGATGTTTTCTGTGCTGCAAAGAAGCAGCAAACCGAGTAAAACGCGGCGGTGGGGGGCGAATAATACTGATATCGTCGACAGCAGTGGCTGCAACGACAGCCGGGTTAGGAGCGTACACAGCATCGAAAGCAGCAGTGGAGGCAATGGCGAAGGTGACGGCGAAGGAGCTGAGTGGGACTGGAATATCAGTGAACTGCATAGCGCCGGGGGCGACGGCGACAGAGATGTTTTACAAAGGAATAGATGAGGAAGGAGTGAAGAAGGTGATTGATAAGTGTCCGATGGGAAGGCTTGGTGTTCCAAAAGATGTGGCTTCTTTTGTTGGGTTCTTGGCGTCTGACGATGGGGAGTGGATCAATGGTCAAGTCATTCTCGTCAATGGCGGCATTGTGTAGCTTCTCATCATGGCCAAGGTTGAGTCATCGTTCATCAATCATCAActatatattctaaatttggttactgttcttttaaaatttttagaatttgtgaAGAATTTTTATATCGTTTTaaaggattttttaaaaataaaatttatatctcATAACTTGGTTGGAAATGAGTTCAAAATACTATTGATAAAAGGATGATCATTAGTGATATCAACTATGAGATCTTTTGAAGTAGTGTACTCAAGCATAATATCATTGTGAAAAATATATGGAGGGTTTgttgttcttaatttttttgcttcacaagtttgtttaattttaatcctCTACTTTTactaaatcttaaatttaatttctttaaagttagttgatttctatttaaatgataataataactttcaaaataaagtgTTTAGCTTTGAACCTTAATAAACTAGTCATGAGACTAAGAATGATTTATGGAAAGCAGAAGAATTAAAgttgaacaaaaatgaataaatttcaACCTATAATAACacaaatgatattttaacatctatttttctttctttgtttgttttttataacaTGGAATCTATAGAAATCTATCCACCAACTTTGAAATCCGTAAGACAAATTTTACTTGGGGTCATTTAgtccattttttgttttagtttgagtattaaacaacttaaaatttattcaattaatacaaaatgttgtctataATTAAAGTGTCCATTCCAATATAGTTCAATagataattctttttatttttaaaaaatagatctatattttccttttgtttattttttttatttatcatttacaatatGGAGTGAATTGTGGAAAAATCGAACCTTCAACTTCAAtgttaataatacaaaaagtaTGACATTTGAACTACGCTCATTTTGATCGATAGATAGATTCATTAAATGCCTAAATAATTCAACTACGTACCTAATCAAAATCGATACAGTACTTTGTTAccttgtttgatttttcatccTAAATTGATTGAGCTAAAACAAGGTAACATTAGAGGATTACAAGGACAAATTTGATATCCAAAAT of the Cucumis sativus cultivar 9930 chromosome 3, Cucumber_9930_V3, whole genome shotgun sequence genome contains:
- the LOC101222800 gene encoding NADPH-dependent aldehyde reductase-like protein, chloroplastic; this encodes MASESGPAVPALPLQDRVAIVTGASRGIGRGIALHLAGLGARVVVNYVSSSAEADQVVADINSSSAAGSSQRAIAWRADVSDPEQVKSLFDAAEQAFGSQVHILVNSAGISDPTYPYIANTPLEIFDHLFSVNTRGCFLCCKEAANRVKRGGGGRIILISSTAVAATTAGLGAYTASKAAVEAMAKVTAKELSGTGISVNCIAPGATATEMFYKGIDEEGVKKVIDKCPMGRLGVPKDVASFVGFLASDDGEWINGQVILVNGGIV
- the LOC101222562 gene encoding photosynthetic NDH subunit of subcomplex B 2, chloroplastic produces the protein MASLVCLPLPKPNLIRASSSSSSSTSFPSTVDSLNDKFGRKGFHFHDSNGVPTLDLTVRNGSSLRLRISDAHLTSYKPKVYWKDDGFEEVLFTTPTAKGGIALVIDDASDSSSKSSLLPSSDWTVKDVDSDAIDALQVELSCSSKQMEITYIVTLYSESLATAVIVKNTGLKPLTLKSAILSHFKFKRRDGAAIQGLQGCSYCSHPPLSSPFEILSPSEAMKVEESDWFSFGSEPQGKAGSWSLQDVPFTMLKNKFSRVYAAPPAERLKPIYHTTPSKYETLDQGRELFFRVIRMGFEDIYVSSPGSLSNKFGKDHFICTGPASMLVPVTVKPGEQWRGAQVIEHDNL